A DNA window from Ignavibacteriales bacterium contains the following coding sequences:
- the sulP gene encoding sulfate permease, translating to MEPKLFKILRDGYTKNQFYSDLVAGIIVGIVALPLAIAFAIASGAKPEQGLYTAVIAGFIVSAFGGSRVQIAGPTGAFIVIVYGIIQKYGYDGLVIATIMAGVFLIIMGLAKLGTLLKFIPYPLTVGFTSGIALIIFSSQVKDFFGIKIENLPVDFIDKWIAYGQKFNTFDLNTLLVGIGSLLIILLWSRVTRRIPGTLIAIIVATTVVQLAQIPVETIGSRFGGVPNTIPAPRIPQVSWQTITDLVSPAITIALLGAIESLLSAVVADGMIRSRHRSNMELIAQGAANIVSPLFGGLPATGAIARTATNIKNGGRTPIAGIVHAITLFLIMLCFGSWAAMIPMPTLAAILIVVSYNMSEWRSFIKILRSPRGDIAVMLVTFALTVIIDLTVAIEVGIVLAALLFMKRMSEVSQVNAITRDLKEEREEEESLQTVRKIPHDVEVFEVYGTLFFGAVDQFTESMRSLEKKPKALILETSNLLAIDATGLHALEELCIQLKNQKTNFIISGVHKQPLFAMVQAGIIDRLGEDNVCGNLDEALKRVEVLSHNDSLKK from the coding sequence ATAGAACCAAAGTTATTTAAAATTCTTCGTGATGGTTACACGAAAAATCAATTTTACTCCGATCTGGTGGCGGGAATTATTGTCGGCATTGTAGCTTTACCACTTGCTATCGCGTTCGCCATCGCCTCGGGTGCAAAACCGGAACAAGGGCTGTACACAGCGGTTATTGCTGGATTTATTGTTTCAGCCTTCGGTGGAAGCCGTGTGCAAATTGCGGGTCCAACCGGAGCATTTATTGTTATAGTTTATGGCATCATACAAAAATATGGATACGACGGACTTGTAATCGCCACAATTATGGCTGGCGTATTTTTAATCATAATGGGACTCGCAAAATTAGGAACACTTCTTAAGTTCATCCCCTATCCACTCACAGTCGGTTTTACAAGCGGTATCGCTTTAATTATATTTTCGTCGCAGGTAAAAGATTTTTTCGGCATAAAGATTGAGAACCTCCCTGTCGATTTTATAGATAAATGGATTGCGTACGGGCAAAAGTTTAATACATTCGATTTAAATACTTTACTTGTTGGCATTGGTTCCCTTTTAATTATTCTTCTTTGGTCGAGGGTAACACGAAGAATTCCCGGGACACTGATTGCAATAATTGTCGCAACAACAGTTGTGCAGTTGGCACAGATTCCTGTTGAAACAATAGGAAGCAGATTCGGCGGTGTACCGAACACAATACCTGCACCCAGAATTCCGCAGGTATCATGGCAAACAATTACCGACTTAGTATCTCCAGCTATCACGATTGCACTTTTGGGAGCAATCGAGAGTTTGCTTTCGGCAGTAGTTGCCGATGGAATGATTCGCTCACGCCACCGTTCCAATATGGAATTAATTGCTCAGGGAGCGGCAAATATTGTATCGCCATTGTTCGGCGGACTTCCGGCAACCGGTGCAATTGCTCGCACTGCCACAAACATTAAAAATGGCGGGCGCACACCGATAGCAGGAATTGTTCACGCGATTACCTTATTTTTGATAATGCTTTGCTTCGGCAGTTGGGCGGCAATGATACCGATGCCAACATTAGCGGCTATACTGATTGTGGTTTCGTATAATATGAGTGAATGGCGGTCATTCATTAAAATACTCCGAAGTCCGCGAGGAGATATCGCAGTGATGCTTGTAACCTTTGCATTAACAGTGATCATCGATTTGACAGTCGCTATAGAAGTTGGAATTGTATTGGCAGCATTACTTTTCATGAAAAGGATGTCGGAAGTAAGTCAGGTGAATGCGATAACGAGAGATCTGAAAGAAGAACGAGAAGAAGAAGAATCTCTACAAACTGTTCGCAAAATACCGCACGATGTTGAAGTATTTGAAGTTTACGGTACGTTATTCTTCGGAGCGGTTGATCAATTCACCGAATCTATGCGCTCATTAGAGAAAAAACCGAAAGCGCTGATACTTGAGACAAGCAACCTGCTTGCCATAGATGCTACAGGGCTTCACGCATTGGAAGAGCTTTGCATCCAATTAAAAAATCAAAAGACAAATTTTATTATTTCCGGAGTACACAAGCAACCGCTTTTTGCTATGGTACAAGCTGGAATCATAGATAGGTTGGGTGAAGATAATGTTTGCGGCAATCTGGATGAAGCTCTTAAGAGAGTTGAAGTTTTAAGTCACAATGATTCACTGAAAAAGTAA
- the def gene encoding peptide deformylase — MAVKEILLLGNPILRNKSSRVEDLKISDAHQTVNDLRDTLNNFRKQNGFGRGISAPQIGITSRIIFIDVGKPIALINPEIIESSTEMMILWDDCFSFPDIMVKVKRSKEIKVHYIDPDQSEQIISANGSLSELLQHEIDHLDGILAIDRAIDSKHIILKSEYKKYHLIRNESPHPL; from the coding sequence ATGGCAGTTAAAGAAATATTACTCCTCGGTAATCCGATTCTCAGAAATAAATCTTCCCGCGTCGAAGATCTAAAAATTTCTGATGCTCATCAAACGGTAAACGATTTACGCGATACATTGAATAATTTCCGGAAGCAAAATGGTTTTGGGAGAGGAATTTCCGCTCCTCAGATTGGAATCACCTCAAGAATTATTTTTATAGATGTTGGAAAACCGATAGCATTAATTAATCCTGAGATCATAGAATCATCAACCGAGATGATGATATTGTGGGACGATTGTTTCTCTTTCCCGGATATCATGGTAAAAGTAAAACGTTCCAAAGAAATAAAAGTACACTACATCGATCCCGATCAGTCCGAACAAATAATATCCGCAAATGGATCGTTGTCGGAATTGCTGCAACATGAAATCGATCATCTCGACGGCATTCTCGCTATCGATCGTGCAATAGATTCAAAACATATCATCTTGAAATCAGAGTATAAAAAATATCATTTAATTCGTAACGAATCACCGCATCCGCTATAA
- a CDS encoding efflux RND transporter periplasmic adaptor subunit gives MANNKKSKKKIIIFSIIGVLLIVVTLLIVLGTKREQVFTVQTEKVAKRTITQTVTATGKIYPEVQVIITPEVSGEIITLPMKEGTKVNRGDLLLKIKPDIYLAMRDQALSGVASAKARLQQVEAEYKRSQELSAKGLISASELEQSKMSFEVAKAQFEQADAQLKQSNESLSKTSIYSPMVGTISDLKVELGERVLGTSQFQGTTVMTVADLSRMEARVDVGENDIILISIGDTARIEVDAIQNKKLVGIVYEIGNSAKTKGLGTQEEVTNFEVKIRILDKDVILRPGMSMTATVETETKKNVLTVPIQSVTTRTMDKSKEKKPAEEGEDMAAADSRIKQKTEKVKEIVFIADNNVAKAVEVKRGISDDSYTEIVSGLEENKEVVSGSYKAINRELEEGVKIKIDNVKKKSSKDGETK, from the coding sequence ATGGCAAATAATAAAAAATCAAAAAAGAAAATAATTATCTTCTCGATCATAGGTGTTTTACTGATCGTTGTAACACTCCTTATTGTTCTGGGCACTAAGCGAGAGCAAGTCTTTACAGTACAGACAGAAAAGGTTGCCAAGCGTACTATAACACAGACTGTAACCGCGACCGGAAAGATTTATCCTGAAGTGCAAGTAATTATCACACCGGAAGTAAGCGGTGAAATTATAACTCTACCGATGAAAGAGGGTACGAAAGTAAACAGAGGGGATCTGTTATTAAAAATAAAGCCCGATATTTATCTTGCAATGAGAGACCAAGCATTATCAGGAGTCGCTTCTGCCAAAGCGCGGTTGCAGCAAGTTGAAGCAGAGTACAAACGCTCACAGGAATTATCCGCCAAAGGATTGATATCTGCATCGGAGCTTGAACAATCTAAAATGTCGTTCGAGGTTGCCAAGGCACAATTCGAACAAGCCGACGCGCAATTGAAACAATCGAATGAAAGTTTATCTAAGACCTCAATATATTCGCCGATGGTCGGCACAATATCCGATTTGAAAGTTGAGCTCGGTGAACGCGTTCTTGGAACGAGTCAATTCCAGGGGACGACGGTGATGACTGTTGCCGATCTCTCGAGAATGGAAGCTCGGGTTGATGTTGGCGAGAACGACATCATACTAATTTCGATTGGTGATACGGCACGGATTGAAGTGGATGCGATTCAGAATAAAAAGTTAGTAGGTATTGTATATGAAATTGGAAATTCAGCGAAAACCAAAGGACTTGGTACACAGGAAGAAGTAACAAATTTTGAAGTAAAGATAAGAATCTTGGATAAAGATGTAATTCTGCGCCCCGGAATGTCGATGACTGCGACTGTGGAAACTGAGACTAAGAAAAACGTACTCACCGTTCCTATTCAAAGCGTAACTACACGTACCATGGATAAGAGTAAAGAGAAGAAGCCGGCAGAAGAGGGTGAAGATATGGCGGCTGCCGATTCGCGAATTAAGCAGAAGACAGAAAAAGTTAAAGAAATCGTCTTCATAGCCGATAATAATGTCGCGAAAGCTGTTGAAGTGAAGCGTGGAATTTCTGATGATTCATATACCGAAATTGTATCCGGATTGGAAGAGAATAAAGAAGTGGTGTCGGGAAGTTACAAAGCTATAAATCGAGAGCTTGAAGAAGGCGTAAAGATAAAAATCGATAACGTCAAAAAGAAATCCTCTAAAGATGGTGAAACAAAATAA
- a CDS encoding ABC transporter permease, giving the protein MHFLFEVKEGLIIAFRAIRANKMRSVLTTLGIIIGIVSVTMMATAIEGVDRAFEKSASAFGSKVLYIQKFPWVQHDDWWKYRNRRDMKLEYSEAIDQQATLVDAVAPSVVTLKDSRFGSRTMLSSFITGTTHQYQDASGTTIQDGRFFSQEESDGGRPVCIIGANVAETLFPSIDPIDQVVKVGGFPYKVLAVLEKQGGLFGTFTADNRIFVPINSFMNQFGSRRDVLISARVAAGVDIEEAKEELRGIMRKVRHLTPGQEDDFNINEQEMLTQVFGAITAVIAGIGFFITGLSLFVGGIGIMNIMYVSVTERTKEIGIRKAIGARRRTILMQFLVEAAVICLIGGLIGLAIAYPLSLIADQILPTAMPVSVVAIALLVSLLVGVISGFLPAYKASKLDPVDALRYE; this is encoded by the coding sequence ATGCATTTTCTTTTTGAAGTAAAAGAAGGATTGATAATCGCATTCAGGGCGATCAGAGCGAACAAAATGCGCTCTGTTCTTACAACGCTCGGTATTATCATCGGCATAGTATCGGTAACAATGATGGCAACCGCTATCGAGGGTGTGGATAGGGCATTTGAAAAAAGTGCATCGGCATTCGGTTCAAAGGTTCTCTACATTCAAAAATTTCCGTGGGTTCAACACGACGACTGGTGGAAATATAGAAACCGCCGCGATATGAAACTCGAATACAGCGAGGCAATCGATCAACAAGCCACGCTCGTTGATGCTGTTGCGCCCTCCGTTGTTACATTGAAAGATTCACGATTCGGATCGCGTACCATGCTGAGCTCATTCATTACAGGTACAACTCATCAGTATCAAGATGCATCAGGAACAACGATTCAGGATGGAAGATTTTTTTCTCAGGAAGAGTCTGATGGTGGCAGACCGGTTTGCATCATTGGCGCTAACGTTGCCGAAACGCTTTTCCCATCCATCGACCCGATTGATCAGGTAGTTAAAGTAGGTGGTTTCCCGTACAAAGTTTTAGCGGTACTCGAGAAACAAGGGGGTCTTTTCGGTACATTCACTGCCGATAACAGAATATTTGTTCCGATAAATTCTTTCATGAATCAATTCGGTTCGCGACGCGATGTTTTAATCAGCGCGCGTGTAGCCGCCGGCGTTGATATTGAGGAAGCAAAAGAGGAGCTGCGCGGAATAATGCGTAAAGTGCGTCACCTTACACCCGGACAGGAAGATGATTTTAATATCAATGAACAAGAAATGCTCACGCAGGTTTTCGGCGCGATAACAGCAGTCATAGCAGGTATAGGGTTCTTTATTACAGGTCTATCGCTTTTTGTCGGCGGCATAGGCATCATGAATATAATGTACGTTTCGGTTACGGAACGCACGAAAGAAATTGGAATCCGCAAAGCTATCGGCGCGCGCAGACGAACTATATTAATGCAATTTCTCGTTGAAGCTGCTGTTATTTGTTTGATTGGCGGCTTGATCGGTTTAGCGATCGCGTATCCACTAAGTTTGATTGCCGATCAGATTCTTCCAACTGCCATGCCGGTTTCAGTAGTTGCTATTGCACTGTTGGTATCTCTCCTTGTCGGTGTTATATCAGGGTTCCTGCCTGCCTATAAAGCATCTAAATTAGATCCTGTAGATGCATTGCGATACGAGTGA
- a CDS encoding YbjQ family protein, producing the protein MDHALITTAFQLDGYRFVKQLGLVRGITVRSRSLIGNIGAGIQILFGGNISLYQELCEKARQEAYEIMMLHADQMGANAIIGMRYDANEVAAGVTEVLAYGTAVVVEKV; encoded by the coding sequence ATGGATCATGCACTTATTACAACAGCGTTCCAGTTAGACGGCTACCGTTTTGTAAAGCAGTTAGGATTGGTGCGCGGTATAACAGTCCGATCAAGATCTTTGATCGGTAACATCGGCGCCGGTATTCAAATATTATTCGGCGGCAATATATCATTGTATCAGGAATTATGCGAGAAAGCCCGTCAGGAAGCATACGAAATAATGATGCTTCATGCCGATCAGATGGGCGCGAATGCCATCATCGGCATGCGCTACGATGCAAACGAAGTTGCCGCGGGTGTTACCGAAGTTCTTGCGTACGGCACTGCCGTTGTTGTAGAGAAAGTGTGA
- a CDS encoding short-chain dehydrogenase → MDIKNKTVLVLGGAGLVGMAICRKLVEHNPKRIIVTSLLQHEAEEAVTTLQKEFSKLPKKYFLPWWGNIFVRHSLKDTNREDIINDPKTRIQLIDDILSELTEDVLKRSTINTLLRSSKPDIIIDCINSATAIAYQDIFTGARKVIQQLKSAKAKNTTADLIETTERLLATLYIPQLIRHVQLLYRSMHDFGTIIYLKIGTSGTGGMGLNIPYTHSEERPSSVLLSKSSVAGAHTLLLFLMGRTPDAPITKEIKPTAAIAWKRVGYGEIKKRGKPIELVDCVPARAIKLSDKLQIAMKNAATPTGKTLKSVFIDTGENGLFSRGEFEAITTPGQMEFVTPEEIAEDTIYEIKGGNTGHDIINALDNATLGPTYRAGYLFHNAKKQIKELEKKHNVDSVAFEMLGPPRLSKLLYEGYLLKLACKNVGTILKTKPADLSNKIKKIIETNATLRSQIISIGIPILMPDGKSLLRGNQIKIPPFTGENELAITSKSVNLWAHDGWVDLRVESMKLWKTRFEDILKRVKDIPETDSSSRFLNTKKYWDNFEEIDPGKLAGWIFSYEEKGMRMKA, encoded by the coding sequence ATGGATATAAAAAATAAAACCGTACTGGTGCTTGGCGGTGCAGGTCTTGTGGGAATGGCGATTTGCAGAAAGTTAGTCGAGCATAATCCCAAACGGATTATAGTTACTTCACTCCTGCAACACGAAGCCGAGGAAGCGGTTACCACACTTCAGAAAGAATTTTCGAAACTTCCAAAAAAATATTTTCTCCCTTGGTGGGGGAATATTTTCGTGAGACATTCACTGAAAGATACTAACCGCGAGGATATCATCAACGATCCGAAGACACGGATTCAACTGATCGATGACATTCTGAGCGAGTTGACTGAGGATGTTTTAAAAAGATCGACAATAAACACACTTTTACGATCATCTAAACCGGATATCATTATTGATTGCATCAATTCTGCAACCGCAATTGCTTATCAGGATATTTTTACAGGGGCGCGTAAAGTCATTCAACAATTGAAATCTGCAAAGGCAAAAAATACAACCGCCGATCTGATAGAAACGACCGAACGCTTGCTTGCCACACTTTATATTCCACAGCTAATACGACACGTGCAGTTGCTCTATCGCTCCATGCATGATTTCGGAACAATCATCTACTTAAAAATCGGGACAAGCGGAACAGGTGGTATGGGATTGAATATCCCGTATACACATAGCGAAGAACGTCCGTCAAGCGTGCTCCTCAGCAAATCATCTGTCGCGGGTGCGCATACTCTTCTGCTCTTCCTTATGGGTAGAACTCCCGATGCCCCGATCACGAAAGAGATAAAACCAACAGCGGCAATCGCATGGAAACGCGTTGGATATGGTGAGATAAAAAAACGCGGCAAGCCGATTGAGTTGGTTGATTGTGTGCCGGCACGCGCCATAAAATTGAGCGACAAGCTTCAGATTGCAATGAAGAATGCCGCAACCCCAACAGGCAAAACTTTAAAATCTGTTTTCATCGATACAGGAGAGAACGGATTATTTTCACGCGGCGAGTTTGAAGCTATTACAACTCCGGGACAAATGGAATTTGTTACACCCGAAGAGATTGCTGAAGATACGATTTATGAAATCAAAGGCGGAAACACAGGGCACGATATAATTAACGCGCTTGATAACGCAACACTTGGTCCTACATATCGTGCAGGTTATCTTTTCCACAACGCGAAGAAACAAATTAAAGAATTGGAAAAGAAACATAATGTAGATAGTGTTGCGTTCGAAATGCTAGGTCCACCCCGTTTGTCAAAATTATTATATGAAGGGTATCTTTTAAAACTTGCTTGTAAAAATGTCGGAACGATTCTAAAAACTAAACCGGCAGATCTTTCAAATAAAATTAAGAAGATCATCGAAACCAACGCCACCCTTCGATCTCAGATTATTTCCATCGGCATACCGATATTGATGCCCGACGGAAAATCATTATTGCGCGGAAACCAGATAAAAATACCGCCGTTCACCGGTGAAAACGAACTCGCAATCACCTCGAAGAGTGTAAATCTCTGGGCGCACGATGGTTGGGTGGATTTACGCGTTGAAAGCATGAAGCTGTGGAAAACGCGCTTTGAAGATATTCTAAAGCGTGTGAAAGATATACCTGAAACAGATTCAAGCTCACGTTTCCTTAACACCAAGAAGTACTGGGACAATTTTGAAGAGATAGATCCCGGAAAACTTGCCGGCTGGATCTTCAGCTATGAAGAAAAAGGAATGCGGATGAAAGCATAA
- a CDS encoding ABC transporter ATP-binding protein encodes MNNSVVINLKEIKKSYDMGGAEEVQALRGVSVEIHKNEYVAIMGPSGSGKSTLMNIIGCLDTPSSGLYEFNGVNVSEMNDNQLAKVRNKEIGFVFQTFNLLARSDALHNVELPLIYAGVTSGERKRLAREALNHVGLGDRVHHKPNELSGGQRQRVAVARALVNKPSILLADEPTGNLDSKTGDEIMILFEELHRQGNTIILVTHEEYIAEHAHRIIRVRDGMVELDEKVARRKTPTTV; translated from the coding sequence ATGAATAACTCTGTTGTAATAAATCTTAAAGAGATAAAAAAAAGCTATGACATGGGCGGGGCTGAAGAAGTGCAAGCCCTTCGCGGTGTATCGGTTGAAATACATAAAAATGAATACGTCGCGATTATGGGACCTTCAGGTTCCGGAAAATCAACATTGATGAATATAATCGGATGTTTAGACACACCATCATCCGGACTGTATGAATTTAACGGTGTGAATGTAAGTGAGATGAATGATAACCAGCTTGCCAAAGTTCGGAATAAAGAAATCGGTTTCGTATTTCAAACATTCAATCTTCTCGCCCGTTCTGATGCGCTTCATAATGTTGAACTCCCGCTGATTTACGCCGGTGTTACCTCGGGAGAGCGGAAACGATTGGCTCGTGAAGCGTTAAATCATGTTGGATTGGGAGACCGGGTTCATCATAAACCGAACGAATTATCGGGTGGACAACGCCAGCGTGTTGCAGTGGCTCGAGCATTGGTTAATAAACCCTCGATTTTACTGGCAGATGAACCAACAGGTAACCTTGATTCAAAAACAGGTGACGAAATAATGATATTGTTCGAGGAACTTCATCGCCAGGGTAATACAATAATCCTCGTAACCCATGAAGAGTATATCGCGGAACATGCTCATCGAATAATCAGGGTTCGAGACGGCATGGTGGAACTCGATGAAAAAGTAGCCAGACGTAAAACTCCTACAACGGTATAA
- a CDS encoding glutamate racemase, translated as MSTKAIQSKPIGVFDSGIGGLTVVRSLMRHLPHENIVYFGDTARVPYGPKSPQVVKEYTAQDTDFLMKHNVKMIVVACNTVSSVALEVVQKHARIPVVGVIVPGARAAVEKSSNKRVGIIGTVGTIASNAYTIAIRQADPSVTVVGQACPLFVPLAEEGWIDHPATEIIAKEYLFPLRLQKIDTLVLGCTHYPILEKVIGKVFDYKITLIDSGEATAFDVEKILDENKLRNPSTLKANLQFFVSDIPHKFTEIGERFLGQKLGRVRRAEGFF; from the coding sequence ATGAGCACAAAAGCAATCCAATCTAAACCAATAGGCGTATTTGATTCGGGAATCGGCGGCCTCACAGTGGTGCGTTCTCTGATGCGCCATTTACCTCACGAGAATATTGTTTACTTCGGAGATACGGCTCGCGTACCGTACGGACCAAAATCTCCGCAGGTTGTAAAAGAATACACAGCCCAGGATACCGATTTTTTGATGAAACACAACGTTAAGATGATCGTTGTAGCATGCAACACTGTTTCATCTGTGGCGTTGGAAGTTGTGCAGAAACATGCTCGTATTCCGGTAGTCGGAGTCATAGTTCCTGGTGCAAGAGCGGCTGTCGAGAAGTCGAGTAATAAACGTGTCGGTATTATTGGAACCGTCGGCACTATAGCAAGCAACGCATACACTATCGCGATTCGTCAGGCAGATCCATCAGTGACTGTTGTGGGGCAGGCGTGTCCGTTGTTTGTCCCGCTTGCCGAAGAAGGTTGGATCGATCATCCAGCAACAGAAATTATCGCGAAGGAATATCTTTTCCCACTTCGCTTGCAAAAAATTGATACGCTTGTTCTTGGCTGTACTCATTATCCGATATTGGAAAAAGTGATAGGCAAAGTATTCGACTATAAAATAACATTGATCGATTCCGGTGAAGCTACCGCGTTCGATGTTGAAAAAATATTAGATGAAAATAAATTGCGCAACCCAAGCACATTGAAAGCTAACCTGCAATTTTTTGTAAGCGACATACCGCATAAGTTCACAGAAATTGGGGAAAGGTTTTTAGGACAAAAGTTAGGCCGGGTACGCCGTGCCGAAGGTTTTTTCTGA
- a CDS encoding ABC transporter permease has translation MSQAVETIIHEIRESLIMALVALKTNKLRSTLTLLGIAVGVFSIIGVMTGMAVLINSIENGMSQLGANTFQVQRMPNFQSGNPAERAKLRNRKFIKYEQALKVKENSTFAAAVGIEAWTFGKTAVGPDGKKSNPDIQIAGEDIEGFITNNWTIGEGRLFTQDEFNSGRNVAVLGKQIIDKIFPRTDPVGQTIRVDGHEYYVIGTIEPKGGMLGGNQDNFIVIPLNYFFNIYGKERDVHLMVQSYSRETFDDCIEQTRGILRTARQVNPGDEDDFYIFSNDSMIEQFNDFTKYLRLGIMLVSAIALLAAGVGIMNIMLVSVTERTREIGIRKAIGAKKTNILSQFILEAIVISELGGMLGIMLGIIVGNLVAITLEVPAVIPWDWVGIGFGSCSLIGITFGVYPAWKASNLDPIESLRYE, from the coding sequence ATGAGTCAGGCAGTAGAAACTATAATACACGAAATTAGAGAAAGTTTGATAATGGCGCTTGTTGCTCTAAAAACAAACAAGCTTCGGTCAACACTTACTCTTCTAGGAATTGCGGTCGGAGTGTTCTCGATAATCGGAGTTATGACAGGTATGGCAGTGCTGATCAACAGTATCGAGAACGGTATGAGTCAGCTTGGCGCGAATACATTTCAGGTACAGCGGATGCCTAATTTCCAATCAGGTAATCCGGCTGAACGTGCCAAACTTCGGAATCGAAAATTCATTAAATACGAACAGGCGCTGAAAGTAAAAGAGAATTCAACATTTGCTGCGGCTGTTGGTATAGAAGCATGGACATTCGGTAAAACCGCCGTGGGACCTGATGGAAAAAAATCGAATCCCGATATCCAGATCGCGGGCGAAGACATAGAAGGATTTATTACTAACAACTGGACAATCGGTGAAGGAAGGTTATTCACTCAGGATGAATTTAACTCCGGTAGAAATGTTGCAGTCCTTGGAAAACAAATTATCGATAAAATTTTTCCGAGAACCGATCCCGTCGGACAAACAATACGCGTTGATGGTCATGAATATTATGTCATCGGCACTATCGAACCTAAAGGTGGAATGCTCGGTGGAAATCAGGATAATTTTATTGTTATTCCTCTTAATTATTTCTTTAATATTTACGGTAAAGAACGCGATGTTCATCTAATGGTGCAATCATATTCAAGGGAAACATTTGATGATTGTATCGAGCAGACGAGAGGAATACTGCGCACCGCACGGCAGGTGAACCCCGGAGATGAAGATGATTTTTATATCTTCTCCAACGACTCGATGATCGAACAATTCAATGATTTCACCAAATATCTTCGACTTGGAATAATGCTTGTCAGCGCGATTGCACTCCTTGCGGCGGGTGTTGGTATCATGAATATAATGCTTGTTTCCGTTACCGAGCGAACACGCGAAATCGGAATTCGTAAAGCGATAGGCGCGAAAAAAACAAATATACTTTCGCAATTCATTCTCGAAGCTATAGTCATAAGCGAGTTGGGCGGAATGTTAGGAATTATGCTCGGCATTATTGTTGGAAATCTAGTCGCCATAACATTGGAAGTCCCGGCAGTGATACCGTGGGATTGGGTGGGGATCGGTTTCGGGAGTTGTTCTCTGATCGGAATTACATTCGGTGTCTATCCTGCTTGGAAGGCATCAAACCTAGACCCGATCGAATCGTTAAGGTATGAATAG
- a CDS encoding ABC transporter permease: MTAALETFLHEVRESLSMALIAIRTNKLRSILTLLGIAVGVFSIIGVMTAMGVLITSIQDGMTFLGANTFQVQRTSPMMGGDIKEQIKMMNRRLISYEQALKVKESASLAKAVGIFCYLQSPKVVVAEDGKKTNPSVSVSGREIESFLANNWTIDNGRLFSQSELNSGSYVAILGPDVVKKLYPKSDPIGQNIRVDGHKYQVIGTVQSRGSVLGGGEESYVLIPLNTFFSIYGKNQEFSFKVQADALAIDDCMEQVRGILRTARHVPPGAEDDFAIVSNDSLITQFGEFTKYLRFGIIIVSSIALFAAGVGIMNIMLVSVTERTREIGIRKAVGAKRNNIMIQFILEAILISEIGGIIGIILGILVGNILAVTMGTTAVIPIDWVLIGFLTCSVVGIVFGVYPAWKAANLDPIESLRYE; this comes from the coding sequence ATGACTGCCGCTCTGGAAACATTTTTACACGAGGTCAGAGAGAGTTTGTCGATGGCGCTCATCGCTATCCGAACGAATAAACTTCGGTCGATCTTAACTCTCCTCGGAATTGCGGTCGGTGTCTTTTCAATTATCGGTGTAATGACGGCGATGGGAGTTCTCATTACCAGCATTCAAGATGGGATGACATTTCTTGGCGCGAATACGTTTCAAGTGCAAAGAACGTCACCCATGATGGGTGGTGATATCAAAGAGCAGATTAAGATGATGAACCGAAGACTTATATCCTATGAGCAAGCTCTCAAGGTGAAAGAATCTGCTTCACTCGCAAAAGCTGTTGGAATATTTTGCTATCTCCAATCGCCAAAGGTTGTGGTTGCAGAAGATGGCAAAAAAACCAATCCGAGTGTTAGCGTCTCAGGACGGGAGATTGAAAGCTTTTTGGCGAATAACTGGACTATAGATAATGGTCGGCTATTCAGTCAGAGTGAATTGAATTCAGGTAGTTATGTGGCGATTCTAGGTCCCGATGTAGTAAAAAAACTTTATCCCAAGAGTGACCCGATAGGCCAGAATATCAGGGTCGATGGACACAAATATCAGGTAATTGGAACGGTGCAGTCCAGAGGATCGGTTCTTGGAGGTGGAGAAGAGTCGTATGTTCTTATTCCCCTTAATACATTTTTTAGCATCTACGGGAAGAATCAGGAATTTTCTTTTAAAGTTCAAGCCGACGCGTTAGCAATCGATGATTGTATGGAACAAGTAAGAGGCATACTTCGAACCGCCCGCCACGTTCCTCCCGGTGCAGAGGATGATTTCGCAATCGTTTCAAATGATTCGTTGATTACTCAATTCGGTGAGTTTACAAAATATCTTCGGTTTGGAATAATAATCGTTAGCAGCATCGCTCTCTTTGCCGCAGGTGTGGGTATCATGAATATCATGCTCGTTTCTGTTACAGAACGAACGCGTGAAATTGGAATTCGAAAAGCCGTAGGCGCTAAGAGAAATAATATCATGATTCAATTTATACTCGAAGCAATTTTGATAAGCGAGATTGGAGGGATCATTGGAATAATTCTTGGAATCTTAGTTGGTAATATACTTGCAGTAACAATGGGTACGACCGCCGTGATACCGATCGATTGGGTATTAATAGGATTTCTTACTTGCAGCGTGGTTGGAATTGTTTTTGGGGTTTATCCCGCGTGGAAAGCTGCAAATCTTGATCCGATAGAATCACTGCGGTATGAGTGA